From a region of the Corallococcus coralloides DSM 2259 genome:
- a CDS encoding AAA family ATPase: protein MLTSITVENFRGIERLHVEGLGRVNLIIGRNDSGKTALMEAMQIARQPFDAARFVSIRQRQRDPEADPKDFDEFWAPVFWRMDAQRGARIHGTSTKMAPVSLSLKKAPSGSPLPRGSMGAEPAPFDTWALICEGEQDNQHATLITYGGDQGVRLPRYLSRENILWCSPSPRISSSDIKEFSKLKQQGKDELIIELLQGVNDQVSGIELLAPTGSRIAIFVRLKREGLVPLLMLGEGMKRYFEFALSLAATDGTPIYIDEIENGLHHSILESLWTWLARISGEQNVQVFATTHSEECVQAASRAFKLQGDEGLRVIRLDKQEHETKAVVYDRDLVEAAERMGVEIRG, encoded by the coding sequence ATGCTGACCTCCATCACGGTCGAGAACTTCCGAGGCATCGAGCGGCTCCACGTCGAGGGACTGGGACGTGTGAACCTCATCATCGGGAGAAACGACAGCGGGAAGACGGCGCTGATGGAGGCAATGCAGATAGCCCGTCAGCCTTTCGACGCCGCCCGGTTTGTATCGATCCGGCAAAGACAAAGAGATCCGGAAGCCGACCCCAAGGACTTTGACGAGTTCTGGGCACCTGTCTTCTGGCGGATGGATGCACAGAGAGGTGCTCGGATTCACGGCACTTCCACGAAAATGGCTCCAGTTTCCTTGTCTTTGAAGAAGGCCCCATCCGGTTCCCCGCTCCCTCGGGGAAGCATGGGTGCGGAGCCTGCCCCCTTCGACACCTGGGCGTTGATCTGCGAGGGCGAACAAGACAACCAGCATGCCACCTTGATCACCTATGGAGGTGACCAGGGGGTCCGCTTGCCTCGGTACCTGAGCAGAGAAAACATTCTCTGGTGTTCTCCCAGTCCACGAATCTCATCCAGCGATATCAAGGAGTTTTCGAAGCTCAAGCAGCAAGGAAAGGATGAGCTCATCATCGAGCTCCTTCAAGGCGTGAACGACCAAGTCTCCGGGATCGAGCTGCTTGCGCCAACCGGCAGCCGCATCGCCATCTTTGTTCGACTTAAACGCGAGGGTCTGGTTCCTCTCCTCATGCTCGGAGAGGGAATGAAACGCTATTTTGAGTTCGCGCTTTCCCTTGCGGCAACCGACGGTACGCCCATCTACATTGACGAAATCGAGAACGGGCTTCACCACAGCATTCTAGAATCCCTGTGGACCTGGCTCGCACGGATATCCGGCGAACAGAACGTCCAGGTCTTCGCGACAACGCATTCTGAGGAATGCGTCCAAGCCGCGTCGCGCGCATTCAAGCTACAGGGCGACGAAGGGCTTCGCGTGATCCGGCTCGACAAGCAAGAGCATGAAACCAAGGCCGTCGTTTACGACCGTGACCTTGTCGAAGCAGCGGAGCGGATGGGAGTGGAGATCCGCGGATGA
- a CDS encoding chemotaxis protein CheW, with protein MNPPSEARPQEVLLFTLERQRYGLPVEDVRELVRAARLTPLPRAPDVVEGLLNLRGELLPVLDLRRRFRHPARALSPMDHFIVASAAGRLVAMRVDRAEGLHTVTSGEWDPSPRELPGVGFVAGAAKLADGLVLVHDLRSFLSEAEALQLDSALGALPEPA; from the coding sequence ATGAATCCCCCCTCGGAGGCCCGCCCACAGGAAGTCCTGCTGTTCACCCTGGAGCGGCAGCGCTACGGCCTGCCCGTGGAGGATGTGCGCGAGCTGGTGCGCGCCGCGCGCCTCACGCCCCTGCCCCGGGCCCCCGACGTGGTGGAGGGCCTGCTCAACCTGCGCGGTGAGCTGCTGCCCGTGCTGGACCTGCGCCGCCGCTTCCGCCACCCCGCTCGCGCCCTGTCCCCCATGGACCACTTCATCGTCGCCTCCGCCGCTGGACGGCTGGTGGCGATGCGCGTGGACCGGGCCGAAGGGCTGCACACCGTCACCTCCGGGGAATGGGACCCGTCTCCCCGGGAGCTGCCGGGCGTGGGGTTCGTGGCCGGAGCCGCGAAGCTGGCGGACGGGCTCGTGCTCGTGCACGACCTGCGCTCCTTCCTTTCCGAGGCAGAGGCCCTGCAACTCGACAGCGCGCTCGGAGCCCTTCCGGAGCCCGCTTGA
- a CDS encoding CsbD family protein, which produces MGEWTDKAKGKVKETVGVATGDRSLEAEGKADTLKGKVKGVVEDVKHAIKDKTDEREEVRRGDADPYQR; this is translated from the coding sequence ATGGGCGAGTGGACTGACAAGGCCAAGGGCAAGGTGAAGGAAACCGTGGGCGTTGCGACCGGCGACCGTTCGCTGGAAGCCGAAGGCAAGGCGGACACGCTCAAGGGCAAGGTCAAGGGCGTGGTCGAGGACGTGAAGCACGCCATCAAGGACAAGACCGACGAGCGCGAGGAAGTGCGCCGCGGTGACGCCGACCCCTATCAGCGCTAG
- a CDS encoding DUF3226 domain-containing protein, producing the protein MSRPPKSPPPFPTKPFGLLLVEGGDEQKLCEAIAGPTVWSGLVCWKASGRADLPNLAKLATLDPSFGHARSVGVLLDMEDDSEEALALVQKILAALNVTAPFVHGTFVPGAAPKVGVFVSPNGEQTGSIDGLCKQAVRDPALATCVDTLVACAGRPHTTQARGMKGWLDAYLAMQPEPLRLHQALNGSEIFDLNHVAFDPLRAFLQAL; encoded by the coding sequence ATGAGCCGTCCTCCCAAGTCTCCGCCTCCATTCCCCACGAAACCGTTCGGGCTGCTGCTCGTGGAAGGCGGTGACGAGCAGAAGCTCTGTGAGGCCATCGCGGGTCCCACCGTGTGGAGTGGACTCGTCTGCTGGAAGGCCAGTGGACGCGCGGACCTGCCGAATCTGGCGAAGCTCGCGACCCTGGATCCCAGCTTCGGACATGCGCGCAGTGTCGGCGTCCTGCTCGACATGGAAGACGACTCAGAAGAAGCCCTTGCTCTCGTCCAGAAGATCCTCGCTGCGTTGAACGTCACCGCGCCTTTCGTGCACGGCACCTTCGTTCCAGGTGCCGCTCCCAAGGTGGGCGTCTTCGTCTCTCCGAATGGTGAGCAAACCGGTAGCATCGACGGACTCTGCAAACAGGCGGTGCGCGACCCAGCGCTGGCAACCTGCGTGGACACCCTCGTCGCCTGCGCAGGACGGCCGCACACGACCCAGGCGCGAGGCATGAAGGGCTGGCTTGATGCGTACCTCGCCATGCAGCCCGAGCCCCTCCGTCTGCACCAGGCGCTGAACGGCTCTGAAATCTTCGACCTGAACCACGTGGCCTTCGACCCGCTCCGGGCCTTCCTCCAGGCTCTCTGA
- a CDS encoding chemotaxis protein CheW codes for MPKREGNIDWDKARARLEALERATEARDTFTDEAALAALDARALSLARPAQVPVLPGSQREMVRFKAAGQTYALESRFILEVMRAPELTLLPGAPPLLRGLTLLRGEVLPVVELAPLFGRPAAQGTGPVLVVGTARAELGLRTDEVMEVVVLTGTELLPAPPSLEEEAGALVSGVSPDGTLVLEGEALLADERLVFELSEEGVA; via the coding sequence ATGCCGAAGCGCGAGGGAAACATCGACTGGGACAAGGCCCGGGCCCGGCTGGAGGCGCTGGAGCGCGCCACCGAGGCGCGCGACACCTTCACCGACGAGGCGGCCCTCGCCGCGCTCGACGCGCGCGCCCTCTCCCTGGCCCGCCCGGCGCAAGTCCCCGTGCTGCCCGGCAGCCAGCGGGAGATGGTCCGCTTCAAGGCCGCGGGCCAGACCTACGCGCTGGAGTCGCGCTTCATCCTGGAGGTCATGCGCGCGCCAGAGCTCACCCTGCTGCCGGGCGCGCCGCCGCTGTTGCGCGGCCTGACGCTCCTGCGCGGCGAGGTGCTGCCCGTGGTGGAGCTGGCGCCGCTGTTCGGCCGGCCCGCGGCGCAGGGCACCGGCCCCGTGCTGGTGGTGGGCACCGCCCGCGCGGAGCTGGGCCTGCGCACGGATGAGGTGATGGAGGTGGTGGTGCTGACGGGCACGGAGCTGTTGCCCGCGCCCCCCTCCCTGGAAGAGGAAGCGGGCGCGCTGGTGTCCGGCGTCAGCCCCGACGGCACGCTCGTCCTGGAGGGAGAGGCCCTCCTCGCCGACGAGCGTCTCGTGTTCGAGCTTTCCGAAGAAGGAGTCGCATGA
- a CDS encoding methyl-accepting chemotaxis protein, whose amino-acid sequence MTQPSPPSTQALLFKLLLLRTLVVTVAVAPAIYVDMQLLDVDASHAGFVLGVVTPIVIGGLALVVPIGAVGALLRHAVEAKASPAERLGRLLRLPGVLTFVEAQAGWFLGGIFFNGAIGLALDRPPRVILVGVAVAMSAGLFSAPIMYMLYEKALAAVTLEAFRRAPHERPAGEGLFLPRQSWFLPAIVVSALLITCITSIATLQLRLEKNLSSLADDLELSGQYRGAARVRARIEPLQRDLTLPVAFLGGFAALGAILTAAWAARRLAQGARAVGASLDALVEGRAAPPQWVSTDELGDLSARTWLLYEQLQELPRALSSSAGHLAKAGTRLTEASDQQNRTLSRQASAIHQARTTAQEIQQMSKLAASRAGSVLQVAERAAAMGKLGEESLAGTEQGLDDIRGLTHGLNQQVVDLGTRAREVGRVSEVVKSLADQSHMLAINAAIEASRAGEQGRGFAVVARQMRELADQSIKATGQVRGLLEGMETATGEAVATADKSSAGVEAALVPLRKSGERLRELIKLTHESAAAVRQIAEAVAQQHAGVDQLFSAVSEMDELMAATLRQLGTTQEAATAVAQATGQVSELAERYVS is encoded by the coding sequence ATGACACAGCCATCGCCCCCTTCGACCCAGGCGCTGCTCTTCAAGCTGCTCTTGCTGCGCACGCTGGTCGTCACGGTGGCGGTGGCGCCGGCCATCTACGTCGACATGCAGCTGCTGGACGTGGACGCGAGCCACGCGGGGTTCGTGCTGGGCGTCGTCACGCCCATCGTCATTGGCGGGCTGGCGTTGGTGGTGCCCATCGGGGCGGTGGGCGCGCTGTTGCGGCACGCGGTGGAGGCGAAGGCGAGCCCCGCGGAGCGGCTGGGGCGGCTGTTGCGGCTGCCGGGCGTGCTCACGTTCGTGGAGGCGCAGGCGGGCTGGTTCCTGGGCGGCATCTTCTTCAATGGCGCCATTGGTCTGGCGCTGGACCGGCCGCCGCGCGTCATCCTGGTGGGCGTGGCGGTGGCGATGAGCGCGGGGCTCTTCAGCGCGCCCATCATGTACATGCTCTACGAGAAGGCGCTGGCGGCGGTGACGCTGGAGGCGTTCCGCCGCGCGCCGCATGAGCGCCCCGCTGGCGAAGGGCTGTTCCTGCCAAGGCAGAGCTGGTTCCTGCCGGCCATCGTCGTGTCCGCGCTGCTGATTACGTGCATCACGAGCATCGCCACGTTGCAGCTGCGGCTGGAGAAGAACCTGTCGTCGCTGGCGGACGACCTGGAGCTGTCGGGCCAGTACCGGGGCGCGGCGCGGGTGCGCGCGCGCATCGAACCGTTGCAGCGCGACCTGACGCTGCCGGTGGCGTTCCTGGGCGGGTTCGCGGCGCTGGGAGCTATCCTCACGGCGGCGTGGGCGGCGCGCCGGCTGGCGCAGGGGGCGAGGGCGGTGGGGGCGTCGCTGGACGCGCTGGTGGAGGGCCGCGCGGCGCCACCGCAGTGGGTGTCCACGGATGAGTTGGGCGACCTGTCCGCGCGCACGTGGCTGCTCTATGAACAGTTGCAGGAGCTGCCCCGGGCGCTGAGCTCGTCCGCGGGGCACCTGGCGAAGGCGGGCACGCGGCTGACGGAGGCGAGCGACCAGCAGAACCGCACGCTGTCGCGGCAGGCGTCGGCCATCCACCAGGCGCGCACGACGGCGCAGGAGATCCAGCAGATGTCGAAGCTGGCGGCGAGCCGTGCGGGGAGCGTCCTGCAGGTGGCGGAGCGCGCCGCGGCGATGGGCAAGCTGGGCGAGGAGTCGCTGGCGGGCACGGAGCAGGGGCTCGACGACATCCGGGGCCTGACGCACGGCCTGAATCAGCAGGTGGTGGACCTGGGCACGCGCGCCCGCGAGGTGGGCCGGGTGTCGGAGGTGGTGAAGTCGCTGGCGGACCAGTCGCACATGCTGGCCATCAACGCGGCCATCGAGGCGAGCCGCGCGGGCGAGCAGGGCCGGGGCTTCGCGGTGGTGGCGCGGCAGATGCGCGAGCTGGCGGACCAGTCCATCAAGGCGACGGGCCAGGTGCGCGGGCTGCTGGAGGGCATGGAGACCGCGACGGGTGAGGCCGTGGCCACCGCGGACAAGAGCTCCGCGGGCGTGGAGGCGGCGCTGGTGCCGCTGCGCAAGAGCGGCGAGCGGCTGCGGGAACTCATCAAGCTGACGCACGAGTCCGCGGCGGCGGTGCGGCAGATTGCCGAAGCGGTGGCGCAGCAGCACGCGGGCGTGGATCAGCTGTTCAGCGCGGTGAGTGAGATGGACGAGCTGATGGCCGCGACGCTGCGGCAGCTGGGCACCACGCAGGAAGCGGCGACCGCGGTGGCCCAGGCGACGGGGCAGGTGTCGGAGCTGGCGGAGCGGTACGTGTCCTGA
- a CDS encoding phytoene desaturase family protein: MVQHVIVVGAGPGGLTAAINLAGQGFRVTVVEKDPVPGGRMKGLTLGQGGEYAVDTGPSILQLPGILKQIFHRSGKRLEDYVTLVPVDPNTRVHFWDGTHLDTRRDLERMGQDLERFGAGKGRALQEWMEDGRRKYALAYEKFICTNAGSLDYYAPWRLAPTLRFKPWQTLYRQLDSFFHDDRMTYALAYPSKYLGLHPTTCSSVFSVIPFIELCFGVWHVQGGFRELARGMMKCAQDLGVTFRMGTAVERVRTEAGRAVGVKLQSGEVLDADAVVVNADLAYAAQKLLAPELREGTRLSDGALERAKYSCSTFMAYYGVDTTYADLPHHLIYLSESARRTDRDALEDRTVDVEDPPFYVCNPGVTDDTGAPKGHSTLYVLVPTPNTARPVDWAKTEATLRERIPKMLEKVGIKGLREHVKAERYFTAETWRDDFNVFRGAVFNLSHTWMQLGPLRPRVKNAQVEGLYFVGGGTHPGSGLLTIMESANIAADYLTREAGKGPLKGWPYVPPMEDAGKEAPLRMARSG, from the coding sequence ATGGTTCAGCACGTCATCGTCGTGGGCGCGGGCCCGGGAGGCCTGACGGCCGCCATCAACCTCGCGGGGCAGGGCTTCCGGGTCACCGTGGTGGAGAAGGACCCGGTGCCCGGCGGCCGGATGAAGGGCCTCACGCTGGGACAGGGCGGCGAGTACGCGGTGGACACGGGCCCGTCCATCCTCCAGCTGCCGGGCATCCTGAAGCAGATCTTCCATCGCTCGGGGAAGCGGCTGGAGGACTACGTCACGCTGGTGCCGGTGGACCCGAACACGCGCGTGCACTTCTGGGACGGCACACACCTGGACACGCGGCGGGACCTGGAGCGGATGGGCCAGGACCTGGAGAGGTTCGGCGCGGGGAAGGGGCGCGCGCTCCAGGAGTGGATGGAGGACGGGCGGCGGAAGTATGCGCTCGCGTATGAGAAGTTCATCTGCACGAACGCGGGCAGCCTGGACTACTACGCGCCCTGGCGGCTGGCGCCCACGCTGCGCTTCAAGCCGTGGCAGACGCTCTACCGGCAGCTGGACTCGTTCTTCCACGATGACCGGATGACGTACGCGCTGGCGTATCCGTCGAAGTACCTGGGGCTGCACCCGACGACGTGCTCCTCGGTGTTCAGCGTGATTCCGTTCATCGAGCTGTGCTTCGGCGTGTGGCACGTGCAGGGCGGTTTCCGGGAGCTGGCGCGAGGCATGATGAAGTGCGCCCAGGACCTGGGCGTGACGTTCCGGATGGGCACGGCGGTGGAGCGCGTGCGCACGGAGGCCGGGCGCGCGGTGGGCGTGAAGCTCCAGAGCGGCGAGGTGTTGGACGCGGACGCGGTGGTGGTGAACGCGGACCTGGCGTACGCGGCGCAGAAGCTGCTGGCACCGGAGCTGCGGGAGGGCACGCGGCTGTCGGACGGGGCGCTGGAGCGGGCGAAGTATTCGTGCAGCACGTTCATGGCGTACTACGGCGTGGACACGACGTACGCGGACCTGCCGCACCACCTCATCTACCTGTCGGAGAGCGCGAGGCGCACGGACAGGGACGCGCTGGAGGACCGCACGGTGGACGTGGAGGATCCGCCCTTCTACGTGTGCAACCCGGGGGTGACGGACGACACGGGGGCACCGAAGGGGCACTCCACGCTGTACGTGCTGGTGCCCACGCCCAACACGGCGCGCCCGGTGGACTGGGCGAAGACGGAAGCGACGCTGCGCGAGCGCATCCCGAAGATGCTGGAGAAGGTGGGCATCAAGGGACTGCGAGAGCACGTGAAGGCGGAGCGCTACTTCACGGCGGAGACGTGGAGGGACGACTTCAACGTGTTCCGGGGCGCGGTGTTCAACCTGTCGCATACGTGGATGCAACTGGGCCCGCTGCGGCCGCGCGTGAAGAACGCGCAGGTGGAAGGGCTGTACTTCGTGGGCGGTGGGACGCACCCGGGCAGCGGCCTGTTGACCATCATGGAGAGCGCGAACATCGCGGCGGACTACCTCACGCGCGAAGCCGGCAAGGGGCCGCTGAAGGGCTGGCCGTACGTGCCGCCGATGGAGGACGCCGGAAAAGAGGCGCCGCTCCGCATGGCGCGGAGCGGCTGA
- a CDS encoding VOC family protein has product MKLNHLDLQVPDVQATARFFVRYCGFTSHAKNHDSPAIAMLGGTDGFVLILQRRKRDSDVFPEDFHLGFLQDSEAPVLAFHERVKADGLEVSDVIRNNRGTLVYCRAPGGILVEVSCRPGAV; this is encoded by the coding sequence ATGAAGCTGAATCACCTTGATCTGCAGGTCCCCGACGTCCAGGCCACCGCCCGCTTCTTCGTGCGCTACTGCGGCTTCACGTCGCACGCGAAGAACCATGACTCGCCCGCCATCGCCATGCTCGGCGGGACGGATGGCTTCGTGCTCATCCTCCAGCGCCGCAAGCGCGACTCCGACGTCTTCCCCGAGGACTTCCACCTCGGCTTCCTCCAGGACTCCGAGGCCCCCGTGCTCGCCTTCCATGAGCGCGTGAAGGCAGACGGCCTGGAGGTGTCCGACGTCATCCGCAACAACCGGGGCACCCTCGTCTACTGCCGCGCCCCGGGCGGCATCCTCGTGGAGGTGAGCTGCCGCCCCGGCGCCGTCTGA
- a CDS encoding universal stress protein has protein sequence MRPNVSSRRSQPLLPDGLLRAQRGLRRVAVGLDFSLQSEFALARALRLPLAHGAAFSVLHVSPPVDGHTGPDGAVGGEQCLRRSVTSAAKRLRQRPDVDVREELRTGDAPHEAAELAKDQGVEVLVVGRPHLPQPAKPLPDDALVMRLVREVDASVLVVMPHPGRVYHRPLVAVNFSRESRRGLELTMRLCPVSTPIEVLHVVELREDESAPLAEQLRLRQEREDAARRALVRFLAPYRETGRVMEIRLRFGNPCECILAEARECDSDLLTLGMSSANPPTALTEGVLRHSRCDVLISRHAAPPATLPDGGGAPAS, from the coding sequence ATGAGGCCAAACGTATCTTCCAGAAGGAGTCAGCCCCTGCTGCCCGACGGCCTCCTCCGCGCCCAGCGGGGGCTGCGGCGGGTGGCCGTGGGGTTGGACTTCTCCCTGCAGTCCGAGTTCGCGCTGGCGCGCGCGCTGCGGCTTCCGCTCGCGCACGGGGCGGCCTTCAGCGTGCTGCATGTGAGCCCGCCAGTGGATGGCCATACCGGCCCGGATGGGGCGGTGGGCGGCGAGCAGTGCCTGCGCCGGTCGGTGACGTCCGCGGCGAAGCGGCTGCGGCAGCGGCCGGACGTGGACGTGCGCGAGGAGCTGCGCACCGGTGACGCGCCGCACGAGGCGGCGGAGCTGGCGAAGGACCAGGGTGTGGAGGTGCTGGTGGTGGGCCGGCCGCACCTGCCCCAACCGGCGAAGCCGCTGCCGGACGACGCCCTGGTGATGCGGCTGGTGCGGGAGGTGGACGCGTCCGTGCTGGTGGTGATGCCGCACCCGGGCCGCGTCTACCACCGGCCTCTCGTCGCGGTGAACTTCTCGCGGGAGTCCCGCCGGGGGCTGGAGCTGACGATGCGCCTGTGTCCGGTCTCGACCCCCATCGAGGTGCTGCACGTGGTGGAACTGCGCGAGGACGAGAGTGCACCCCTCGCGGAGCAGCTGCGGCTGCGGCAGGAGCGAGAGGACGCGGCGCGAAGGGCGCTCGTGCGCTTCCTGGCACCCTACCGGGAGACGGGCCGGGTGATGGAGATCCGCCTGCGCTTCGGAAACCCCTGCGAGTGCATCCTCGCGGAGGCCCGGGAGTGCGACTCGGACCTGCTCACGCTGGGCATGTCCTCCGCGAATCCTCCCACCGCGCTGACGGAAGGCGTGCTGCGGCACTCGCGCTGTGACGTGCTCATCTCGCGGCACGCCGCCCCGCCCGCCACCCTGCCGGACGGCGGGGGCGCACCGGCTTCCTGA
- a CDS encoding CheR family methyltransferase — protein sequence MIGGVLPPGFKEVLALVEERAGLAAPSCLAAALEGIQRAMARANQDDVDVYLRELSFDNALLDDLLTELTIGETYFFRTHEHFDHLRRVVLPELRERRGQGHLLRAWSAACSSGEEPYSIAALLMAEGWEERMTVRATDVSRTALQRAQQARYTDWSLRGPSADRMRPHLKQEGRFYWLSPDVKRHVQLGYLNLALETWPSTESGLWQMDVIFCRNVLIYFNRATIEGVARRLHASLEDGGYLFTGPSDPPLADYAPLEPVLTEWGVLYRKPLAGSNAGHFVPLQPLAPLRADGTPFTVGTPGAASGGRPGSGSFPAAAAPGASASPGARPSPAGGTAPGTLAAGMPATTGPAGATAGGSPPWASGLAGAGTGAPAPGPGSSGGGAPASGLGTPGGGAPSSGGALSGATPASGTPAVRTGDASTSGTRTRFTLSVEALEAVRAALARGDWREAARRAGAQSADPEGALAAVRALANLDPRAALFACEEASVRHPLVAGLRYLEALLLLGQGRLSDAEKSARQALYLEPGLAVGHLLLGHVLRRQDQTAAAARAYREAEGLCRKLSPEALVPLAEGERAGALADVARAEWRRLERTEG from the coding sequence TTGATTGGCGGCGTCCTTCCCCCGGGCTTCAAGGAGGTGCTCGCCCTGGTGGAGGAGCGCGCGGGGCTCGCCGCGCCCAGCTGCCTGGCCGCCGCGCTGGAAGGCATCCAGCGCGCCATGGCCCGCGCCAACCAGGACGACGTGGACGTCTACCTGCGCGAGCTGTCATTCGACAACGCGCTCCTGGACGACCTGCTCACCGAGCTCACCATCGGGGAGACATACTTCTTCCGCACCCACGAGCACTTCGACCACCTGCGCCGCGTAGTGCTGCCGGAGCTGCGCGAGCGCCGGGGACAGGGCCACCTGCTGCGCGCGTGGAGCGCGGCGTGCTCCTCCGGTGAAGAGCCCTACTCCATCGCCGCGCTGCTGATGGCCGAGGGCTGGGAAGAGCGCATGACGGTGCGCGCGACGGACGTGTCGCGCACGGCGCTCCAGCGCGCCCAACAGGCCCGCTACACGGACTGGTCCCTGCGCGGCCCCTCCGCGGACCGCATGCGTCCCCACCTCAAGCAGGAGGGCCGCTTCTACTGGCTGTCCCCGGACGTGAAGCGCCACGTGCAGCTGGGCTACCTCAACCTGGCGCTGGAGACGTGGCCCTCCACGGAGAGCGGCCTCTGGCAGATGGACGTCATCTTCTGCCGCAACGTCCTCATCTACTTCAACCGCGCCACCATCGAGGGCGTGGCGCGCAGGCTCCATGCGTCGCTGGAGGACGGCGGGTACCTGTTCACGGGTCCGTCGGATCCGCCGCTCGCGGACTACGCGCCGCTCGAGCCCGTCCTCACGGAGTGGGGCGTGCTGTACCGCAAGCCCCTGGCCGGCTCGAACGCCGGGCACTTCGTCCCCCTCCAGCCCCTGGCGCCGCTGCGCGCGGATGGCACGCCCTTCACCGTGGGCACGCCGGGTGCGGCCTCCGGCGGACGTCCCGGCTCCGGTTCGTTCCCCGCGGCGGCGGCTCCTGGTGCCTCCGCGTCCCCAGGGGCTCGGCCTTCTCCAGCGGGAGGGACCGCGCCGGGAACGCTCGCCGCCGGGATGCCCGCGACCACCGGACCGGCGGGAGCGACCGCGGGGGGCTCCCCGCCGTGGGCGTCCGGGCTCGCGGGAGCGGGGACCGGCGCGCCAGCTCCGGGCCCCGGATCCTCTGGCGGCGGTGCTCCCGCTTCGGGCCTCGGGACTCCGGGTGGCGGTGCCCCCTCGTCGGGAGGTGCGCTCTCCGGCGCCACTCCCGCCTCGGGGACACCGGCGGTTCGCACCGGCGATGCGTCCACGTCCGGGACCCGCACCCGCTTCACGCTCAGCGTGGAGGCCCTGGAGGCCGTGCGGGCGGCGCTGGCCCGCGGCGACTGGCGCGAGGCGGCCCGGCGGGCGGGGGCCCAATCGGCCGACCCGGAAGGCGCCCTGGCCGCGGTTCGTGCACTGGCCAACCTGGATCCGCGCGCGGCGCTGTTCGCCTGCGAGGAGGCCTCGGTTCGTCACCCACTGGTCGCCGGTCTGCGGTATCTGGAGGCCTTGCTGCTCCTGGGACAGGGGCGGCTGTCCGACGCGGAGAAGTCCGCCCGGCAGGCGCTCTACCTGGAGCCGGGGCTCGCGGTGGGCCACCTGCTCCTGGGCCACGTGCTGCGCCGGCAGGACCAGACCGCCGCCGCCGCCCGGGCCTACCGCGAGGCGGAAGGGCTGTGCCGGAAGCTGTCGCCAGAGGCGCTGGTGCCGCTGGCGGAAGGTGAGCGGGCCGGGGCGCTGGCGGACGTGGCCCGCGCGGAGTGGCGGCGCCTGGAGCGGACGGAAGGCTAA